In one window of Dermochelys coriacea isolate rDerCor1 chromosome 3, rDerCor1.pri.v4, whole genome shotgun sequence DNA:
- the HEY2 gene encoding hairy/enhancer-of-split related with YRPW motif protein 2 has protein sequence MKRPCEETTSDSDMDETIDVGSENNYSGQSSGSVIRSNSPTTTSQIMARKKRRGIIEKRRRDRINNSLSELRRLVPTAFEKQGSAKLEKAEILQMTVDHLKMLQATGGKGYFDAHALAMDFMSIGFRECLTEVARYLSSVEGLDTSDPLRVRLVSHLSSCASQREAAAMTSSMAHHHHPLHPHHWTAAFHHLPAALLQQNGLHSSDTTPCRLSTASEVPPHGSALLTATFAHADSALRVPSAGSVAPCVPPLSTSLLSLSATVHAAAAAAQSFPLSFAGAFPMLPPSAAAAVAAATAISPPLCVSAASSPQQTSSGGNSKPYRPWGTEVGAF, from the exons ATGAAGCGGCCGTGCGAGGAAACTACCTCCGACAGCGACATGGACGAGACCATAGACGTGGGGAGCGAGAATAATTACTCGGG GCAAAGTAGTGGTTCTGTGATTCGATCAAATTCCCCAACAACAACGTCTCAGATTATGgccagaaaaaaaagaagaggg ATTATAGAGAAAAGGCGCCGTGATCGTATAAATAACAGTTTATCTGAATTGAGGCGGCTTGTGCCAACTGCTTTTGAAAAACAA GGATCTGCAAAATTAGAAAAAGCAGAAATACTGCAAATGACAGTGGATCATTTGAAGATGCTCCAGGCAACAGGAGGTAAAG GTTATTTTGATGCTCACGCTCTGGCCATGGATTTCATGAGCATTGGATTCCGAGAATGTTTAACTGAAGTTGCAAGATACCTGAGCTCAGTGGAAGGTCTGGACACATCTGATCCACTAAGAGTTAGACTTGTGTCTCATCTCAGCTCTTGTGCATCTCAAAGGGAGGCTGCTGCAATGACCTCATCCATGGCTCATCACCATCATCCCTTGCATCCTCACCACTGGACAGCAGCATTTCACCATCTCCCTGCCGCTTTGCTGCAGCAGAATGGACTTCATTCCTCTGACACCACTCCTTGTAGACTTTCAACAGCATCGGAAGTGCCTCCTCATGGTTCTGCTCTTCTCACGGCTACCTTTGCCCATGCTGACTCCGCActcagagtgccctctgctggcagTGTTGCTCCCTGTGTCCCACCTCTTTCTACCTCTCTTCTCTCGCTCTCTGCTACTGTACACGCTGCTGCTGCGGCTGCTCAGAGCTTCCCTCTGTCTTTTGCTGGAGCATTCCCAATGCTTCCACctagtgcagctgcagcagtggcagctgcAACAGCAATCAGCCCACCATTATGTGTATCGGCAGCTTCCAGTCCTCAGCAAACTAGTAGTGGTGGAAATAGTAAACCCTACCGACCCTGGGGGACTGAAGTTGGAgctttttaa